The nucleotide window GTACGTAGATATCTCGCGTCACCCCCTGCTGCAAAAGCCATGCCGAGGCAAAGTGATGTTGCACCATGGCGACCCAGCCATTATCGGCTTGCCTAGCATAGTTGGCTTTATTTTTATCAATATCGCTAAAACCGATTTTCTGGAAATTTTGCTGCGAGGTATAAACGACGGGTCCAATATAGGTGTACGAGAAGCGTGGCGTTTCAACGGGTGCACTATCGCGCACCAATTCCATATACAGTACAGGCTGCACCGGCACTGAACTGGCATTAACGATTTCATGCTGAACGCCAATCACGTAGCTGCCACGCGTGAAGGTGTAACGCTTTACAAACTTGACGCCATTTTTCACAGGAGATTCTAAGCAGACCTCAAGCGTATTGGCTCCACTCGTCAGCTCACGCGGACCAGGCGTGGCACGAAAAATATCATTATGATTCGGAAAACCACCGCCAATCAAACCCGTACGAGCTAAATAAACGTGGCTTGGCGTCTCGTCAAAGAGAGTCACATACTGATTCTCTTGCTGTCCATCCGCGTGCCGAGTCAAAGACAGTTTAGATAATGTACCGCCCTGCGTATTAATCTCTGCCTCATAAACATCGGTTTTTATATGGATTTTTTCGCTATTCGCCGCCACCTGGGTATCCGGGGCCGCCGCGGCGCCGAGCAATGGGGAAGCCGTAAGCGATGGATTAAGCGTACTCTGGCTCACAGTCTGCGCCGGCGCGGGATCAGGAAAAAAACTGGCGGGGCGCCCATTGTAACGCTGCCAATTATCAAACAGCATCACCAGCGAAATCACTAAAATAACCCACAAAATATTGCGTTTAATATCCATTTGATTTTGTCTCGTCTTGATACTGGGGGGCGGCATCTGCGCCTGAAAGATTGAGCGGTAACGGCGAATCGATGCCGCCTGCTGCAAACGGATGGCAACGACACACTCTTTTGAAGGCAAGATAACTGCCACGCGCCGCGCCATAATATTGGATCGCCTC belongs to Mycoavidus sp. B2-EB and includes:
- the yidC gene encoding membrane protein insertase YidC; this translates as MDIKRNILWVILVISLVMLFDNWQRYNGRPASFFPDPAPAQTVSQSTLNPSLTASPLLGAAAAPDTQVAANSEKIHIKTDVYEAEINTQGGTLSKLSLTRHADGQQENQYVTLFDETPSHVYLARTGLIGGGFPNHNDIFRATPGPRELTSGANTLEVCLESPVKNGVKFVKRYTFTRGSYVIGVQHEIVNASSVPVQPVLYMELVRDSAPVETPRFSYTYIGPVVYTSQQNFQKIGFSDIDKNKANYARQADNGWVAMVQHHFASAWLLQQGVTRDIYVQKVDSSLYRVGTKQTVQTLMPGQTVQVPARLFAGPEEERMLENIAPGLELVKDYGWVTIIAKPLFWLLEKIHNLLGNWGWSIVALTLLIKAVFFPLSAASYRSMARMKEISPRMQALRERFKSEPQKMNAALMELYKTEKINPLGGCLPVVIQIPVFISLYWVLLSSVEMRGAPWIGWIHDLSQQDPYFILPILMALSMFVQTRLNPTPPDPLQAKMMMFMPLAFSVMFFFFPAGLVLYYVVNNVLSILQQWYITKRVAR
- the yidD gene encoding membrane protein insertion efficiency factor YidD, producing MQKILLMLLRCYKLMLSPYLGNRCRFIPSCSDYAREAIQYYGAARGSYLAFKRVCRCHPFAAGGIDSPLPLNLSGADAAPQYQDETKSNGY